The DNA sequence ACACTGCAATAAAGTTGTGGATTGTTTGGATGTTACCTTTTAAAACCTAGATAGAGAAAACGGCAAATACAAATCAAAATTTCCATACTATGATCAACAtccaaatatataaaaatattattcatatatttgttttgaaatttattttgtatgagcttaaaataaattattttgaaacctATTTTTAACACAACATGCatcttattcaaaaaaaaaaatgatatacctttaaaaaaaaaaaatagattataatTTCTCCATTTTACAAGATAGTCCTAGCTGGGCCAGCCCCACAATAGAATTtatctaatataatttttttaaagttaagATTAAAAAAAGGCTTTGTGGAGatacctaattttttttttcactgaagcataatattaattaataaagatatgAAGCATCAATAATCAACATCAGATAACgatattattttgattttttttaaaagcatATTATTTTGATTCTTGAGGCATAATGTTTTTTTAGATACAGCCAAACAGCTAACAGTGAAAGAATAATGACATACATTAATTAAGCACAGTTATTGTCCAATTCCAATATACACATTTATAGAAGAAAAGCACTATCAGGTGGCAAACAGCTAGCTATTATtgtactaatatatatatttatcccCTTTTGTTGATAAGAAAGAAAACGATATAACAATAAATCaatttatttctaataattaatttccacTACACTATGCTATACCACACTAGTATCAGATTCAGAAGAACTAAccccaattaaaaattaaaataaaaaacattaattataataagtcctatatttttatagaacaGTACATATGAGTTCACAAAATAAATACTGCACTTTATCCACACACAAAATTAGGAAGAAAAAATATCTGCTATTGATAAATTTGGATTCATTACAGATCAATTATGAAAATCGAAGATGGCTTTATTGCAATCTTTGCAATTTCATACTGTGTTCTCTGTAATATTTGAGATAGAGtactatatttatatagatcTGGTTACTATGTCTTTTTCTGGTAGTGCTAGGAGATAACGATTGTGCGATTTCTTCTGTAATTATAGTTAGAGATGGGTTTATTATGTCTTTGAGGTTGATAATCACGATGCCTTGAAGGGTAATTATAATTAGCAGTACAAGAATTATTACTTCTATAAGATGATACTATTTTCTTGGTAGAAGCTTCTAATTCCTTTATGTCATCTAGATATATCTGTCTGTCTCGACACTCTATGCTGCAAAAACCTTGATCCCCTCTGAAACAAATTACAttaatttagtataaattaaccAATTAATATTGCTAAGTTTAGGAAGGAAAAAACCTTTGAGATGGGGTTATTATAATATACCTGTACATGTAGACCTCTTTATCAAGACTTAATCCTTTGTTGCAAAGATGACAAGTTTTGAGAAAGCAAGAGTCAAGGATCAAGTTTttaggaggaggaggaggaggagtttgattacttaatctcagGGAAGATTTCACAATAACATAATTGGATTCTTGGCTTGTTTGttgtgatgatgaagatgatatTTGAACAAGGATTCTCAATCCAACAGCGTTTGATAACTTCTTGTAATTATGAGTAGTATTATTACTCTTATGATTTTCTTTCTGACCAAGTTTGAAGGGGATTCTGAATTTGAGAACCATGATAATAAAATTCAgagaaaattgaagaagaagaagaagatgatgaatgGAGTAGATGAGGTTTGTGAAGTTGAGAAgtgatatgggtatttaaaacAAACTTTGGTcaccaaataaaattaaacacgtTTTTGCTTTTCTCTGTTTTATATTAcatcataataataaattataatgaaGCCCCACAACTTTATGCAAACTCGGtttgttttattatattttaccacGGGCGCATGCTTTTCCCATGGTCTGTAGTCGTAGaccacattaaaaaaatatataccaacATATATGAATATTTGTACAGTAAAAGTACTTGGACATAAATATACAGTGAGTGTGTGTAGCTTCACAATCCAAGCCAACCCCACCACCAAACATCTAGTTTGGCTCGTCGTAGAAAACGTGATATTCATGACTCAAATTGGGctctaaattaattatttctaaattttatgggtctattttttaatattagcaTTGGGTATCAACATCGTCTCCAAAACTATTTAATACCGCATTGtgtagactttttttttttattattttattacatatgtataatagatatagatattttggaaaaaatctTTAGTATATCTTGGAagagtttttttgtttttatggtTTATTTAGGAACACTACAGCAGTGTccaaaataaagttaaaataactatttatgcatataaaaaaataaaattaaaaaatatttatgcatataaaaaaatatttttggacaCTACAGCAGTGTCTAAAATAGAGCTAAAATAACTATTTATGCATTTAAAAATAACTACAGCAGTGTCCTAAACTGaggttctttcaaaaaaaaaaatgcatataaAAAACTAATTACTAGTGaaacaaaatttattaaaaCATTATTTAGCTCTTAATAACTCCAACTAGTATTATTATGAAAAACAAATTGGTCTAAAAAAAACTTTCTATGAAATTAAATATAAAGTCCACCAAAATACATTCTATCCCAATATTTAAtatcaaatttatatttaaataaaaaaattatgtttgaTGTGATTGTGAAATTGATATGCACACGTATATATGATGTGTACACACAAGACACTAACATATATGACATATATATGCACATGTGTGAATGCATATTTGCATATTGTGAGTCAAAAATTAGGTTTATTTGCGTGATAAGTCCTCTAAATATATAAGATAAGATGTTCATTATAATTTGGGATATTTACATTGATTATATTTACAGTGAAAAATTAAAGATGACGTAACAAAAAATCCATAAATTACTGATGTTGAGGAAGACTATTTAGCATTGGTAATACTATTTTTTCCGACCATAGTCCATAGTTCAATTCAAGCACAAAATActtatttattgtatatttcAATATAGATAATTTATCACATTCGcaccattttaatttttactgcGACAATATCTTTGTATCAAAAAAAGGAGAAGTCATTAAACTACAACGACATTGCTAGAAAGCATCCCTTCAGaagaaaagcaaaaaaaaaaaaaaagtaaccttGTCTTCTCACACAACTCCTAAATCGTAACTTACCAAAATGATTACCGCTAAAAGTCGACAGTACTCCCTATGCGGCCCCCTAATCCTTAACTTGTGCAGAATTAACGATCCAAAAGGCTTAACACTCCACTTGTAAATTTAGTTTCAAACCAAATACTTAATTT is a window from the Cannabis sativa cultivar Pink pepper isolate KNU-18-1 chromosome 1, ASM2916894v1, whole genome shotgun sequence genome containing:
- the LOC115703650 gene encoding FCS-Like Zinc finger 17 → MVLKFRIPFKLGQKENHKSNNTTHNYKKLSNAVGLRILVQISSSSSQQTSQESNYVIVKSSLRLSNQTPPPPPPKNLILDSCFLKTCHLCNKGLSLDKEVYMYRGDQGFCSIECRDRQIYLDDIKELEASTKKIVSSYRSNNSCTANYNYPSRHRDYQPQRHNKPISNYNYRRNRTIVIS